The genomic segment CGTTTTTACGGGACCGCAACCGCTTTCATAACCAATCGTGATTTCCGTCTGCCTACTCCTGCGGGATTAAGCCAAGATGAAACGACGGTTGGCGGCCGCTTGGGCATCGCGACAAAGGAACGCGGCATTATTGAAGGCCGCGCTTCAATCGGTTTGTTCAAGTTGAACCCAGCTGATCCTTTGCAGAAGAGCCGGACCGGCGTCTCGACGGACATTTCGATGACATATCGCCCGCAGCAGCGCACGGCGATCACCTTGAACGTGTTTTCGGGCGACGTTGCGACTTTCAGGCTTGGGGCTGTGGCACGTGCCGACACGACGGCCCAGCTCAGTGTTCAGCAGGAAATCCGCCACAATCTTTACGCGACTGCAGCGGTGTCTTATTTGAGAGCCGAATTCATAGGTTCGGGTGACCTTGAAAAAGCGATCAGCCCGCGCGTTGAGGTTGAGTGGCTTGCCAGCAAGCGGATCTCGATTGCTGGCTATGTCAGCTATACCGATCGCACTAGTAATATCGCGGAAGAAAATTTTGATCGTGCGCGCGGCGGCGTTTCGTTCCGGTTGCGCTTCTAAAACAAAAGCGCGCAGTTCTATCCCGCAGAAAGATTGCGGTAGATTTGCGTGATTTTGGCGATGTGGGTTTCTTCGGAAAAGCGCGCTTTGGCGCTTTCCTTTGCCCGCGATGTCATCTCGGCCAATGCGGCTTTATTGTTCAAAGTGTCTAATGCCGCGCGGGCCATCGCAGCGGCGTTGTCCGGTTCGACGAGCGCGCCCAATCCCGCAAGAATGGCTTCCGGATTGCCGCCCGATCGTGTTGCAATGACGGGCGTTTCTATGAGCATCGCCTCGACCAGTGTTCGCCCTAAGGGCTCGCTGACAGCCGTTACCAAGAGCAGATCTACAGCTGCTATCCAGTCAACCCCAGGTGACCGATAGCCCATGATATGAACCACGCCTGCAACGTCTGGCTCCTGCATCCGGGCACGCATAGCCGTTTCGAGTTCTGGATAGGTTGTTTCGCCAAACAGAACGCCCACGACCGGTCGATCCTGCATCGCGCGTAGCTCGGCGACGGCATTCATAAATTCCAAAGGGCGCTTACGATCAATGAAGCTACCAAAATAGCCACATATGATGGTGTCTTCACGCGCCCCTAATTCCGTCAAAAGACGCTGACGCATCGCGGTTCGGTCGGCTTTGACATCCACATCGAACGGGCTAAAAACAACCTGCGCACCCTGCCGCGCCTTGGATGGACGCATTCCGGACAGCGAGAATTCCGATACCGCTACAATCTGGTCGGCAACGAACGGGGCCAAATAGCGCAACCCCTTGGCATAGGGGTCAGCGCGATGGTGCCATAGCAATTGGCAACCCGCCCGCTTCGCCGCGAACGCCCATGTGGCGTGCGTGCGCCCGTCATTGCTATGAACGATCGTGCTGCCGATCTCCCGAAGCAATGCGGCCCGGCGCCCAATTCCTGTAAATGTGGATGCGAATTTCGAAACACTGAACGCGCGCCCGACGGCAAAGCTTTTGCGCGGAGGTGCGGGGTCTGGGCGCTGCTCGAACCCGGCGAAATGCTCTGCCAGACGACCGTTCGGATTTTCCAATATGATCACTGGTCGGTAGACCTCGGGATCAAGACCCTTCAGCAATCCCAGCAAGGAATGATGGCTACCCCCAAGGCTATCGCCCGCCATCGGGTAGGCAATTGTAACGCTTCCAGATTTCATAGGGCGTGATGTACCGAGGATATTCAGCGCACAAGCTGTTTATGGAGATAATCTAGAAAGGCATCCAAATTGGTTACGCCATCCCGATTGCCGTCAAGCCACGAGTCGGCGGCCCCGACCTTTGCACCATTTTTGACTTCCCAGCGGTCATCCATGCCGTCCCGGTCGGCGTCCGGATAAGGGGTCCCTGCAAATATCGCGGGTATGGATCCTGGAAGCATCACGATCTGTCCGGTTCTGTTGATGACATCATTGACGACCTCGGCATCAATGGCGTCCCGTGGCTTGGCGCCCGATTTCGCCAGAACAGATGAATAAGCTACTCCGGCGGCCATCGGCTTGACGGTCAAGGGGCAGGGCGGCGTATTCCGCCGAGCAACCGCGACGGAGGCATCAATATCGGTAAATGCGCCGAAAAACTGATTGTCATGAAGATAGATCGCCGAGTTTCCGGTACTTTCGACAGTTTGTCGGATGATTCCTACAGCGCCATCGGTCGTGTCAATGCCGGCTTTGAAACTGTTGCCGACAATTGATACCGGCGTGCCTCCGTAGGTTTCCCACACTTCGGCAAATTCGGACACGGCATTGTAGAACACATTGTTGACGACTTCGACGCAAGAAGACGGCTTGAAATTGATGTCCGGATTCCGGTCACCATTATGCGCGCAGATGTTTCCGATAAAACTGAAATTCTGCGCATTTTTCGGATCACTTCCCAAAAGCGCGCATTTGTCATGCTTCGGGATGCCGTATGAAAAGATCGAATTGCTGACGGTTATGAAGTCATTATTCCCATAGCCGTTGATGATTTCATCGCGGGCCCAGCTCGCGCTTACCTGGTCGATCACAACATATTTGCTGTTCTCTATCGTTATCGAATCTTCGGATTCCTTCTCCCCACCAATTCGATCATTGCGGATCCGGACATGGCGGACGATCACGTCATTGGTGTTCTTGATCAGCAGAGGCGTGCGGGACTCGGCGCTACCGTCATGGGCGATCGTAACGCCTCCGCCCGGTGCTGTTTGGCCAGCAATTGTGATGTACGGGTTTTTGATAACGGGTGGCGTGCCATCGAAACGGAATATACCGCCAACGCGAAATACGCAGGTGCGTGGCCCAACGGCTTCAACACATGCGCGCAAGGAACCGGCGACATTATCGGCTGTCGTGGTTACTTGGATAATCTTGCCCTTGAATCCGCCCAGAGCGGCAGCACCATAGCCTACAGCACCAGGAAACGCCTTTGATCTGGCGGCGGGTCCTGTCGTTCCTTTTGTCTGGCCGTCTACGGGCGAGCAAGACGAAAATGCGACAGTCGTTGAGAGCAGAAGACCAAAAAAGGTAATGGCGCCATTACGTGAAAGCGGGGACATGATTTCATCCTTGTAGAATCCGACACAGCGACCTTGCACTGCTTATGTTTCAATGTGAATTGGCCAAAGGGCTTACCCCTAATTACCACCCAAGAGATCGCCGTTCTAGCAGCCATGAAGCTTGCCAATTTTGTGGAAAGTTTTATGCCGCCAAGGATGATTTTTCATTTTCGCACACTTCGGTATCCCTTTAGATTCGTGATGTTTTCAGGCATTGCGCTCTGCGCGCACGCCGGTTTGTCGGCACAAGTGTATGAAATTGGGACAGATAGTACTCCTAGGTTGTTAACCACGTTAACGCAGCCCGACGCGGCGAATTTTGCGTCGCGAATCGCCCCCGAGAATCGCATCGCATACTCCGCGTCCGTGACGCGCAAGATCATGCCGCCGCAATGGAAAATTATTGTGACGACGATTTCGGAACAGCATGACATTGATCCGCTGCTGTTCGAAGCCCTGATTTGGCAGGAAAGCCGTTGGAACCCTTCGGCCCGGTCACCCAAAGGTGCCGTCGGCCTTACACAACTCATGCCTGGGACGGCCGCCAATCTTGGTGTGAACCCTTATGACGCGCTGGCCAATCTTGAGGGCGGCGCACGCTATCTGAAGGCTATGTTGACTCAGTTTAACGGCGATACCCGCCTAGCGCTGGCAGCCTATAATGCAGGGCCTGCGCGCGTGGCGCAATATCAAGGGGTACCGCCTTTTGCGGAAACACAAAATTATGTCGAAGCAATCCGGCAACGGGTTGCGTGGGGTGGCGCACTGGAGGAATGAATATATGAGAAAGTTGATTAAACGGATAGCAATCACCGGGCCGATGGCTCTGCTGTCCGCACCGGCCTTTGCCCAACAGGACCCCGCAGGTAGCGGTCCTATCGTCCGCGCTGCACAATGGCTGCAGGGCACATTGATGGGCAATGTGGCGACGGCCGCTGCCGTCGTTGCGGTTGCTGCCGTTGGCTTCATGATGCTGACGGGCCGCATGAACTGGCGCTATGGTATGACTGTTGTGCTGGGATGCTTCATTTTGTTCGGCGCAGTCGCAATCGTGTCCGGCATCCAGTCTGCTGCAGGCGCAGGTTAAGCTGTGGCATTAAGCAAGGCGCCCGTTTTTACATCGCTTACGCGGCCGCATATGTTTGCGGGCGTCACCTATAGTTTTTTTGTCATCAATGGCGTGATTTCAACCGAAGCATTCCTGATAACCCGTAGTTTTTGGGCATTGGGAGTCGCACTGATCGTCCACGTAATTGGATATCTGGCGTGTCTTCGGGAGCCCCGTTTTTTCGATTTGTGGATCACAAAAGTGTCCCGGACACCACGTGTGAAAAATTGGAAGCGCTGGGGATGCAACAGTTACGCACCGTGAATTGGAATAAATGATGGCTTGGCGGGGACCCGCAGCATGGGGCAAATATGAGCAGCGCGCGGGCGAACGCCTGCCGTATCGACGGCATGTCGATGACGTGACGCTGCAGCTGCGTGATGGCAGCTTGATGCGCGTGCTCCATTTAAATGGCCTGCCATTTGAAACGGAAGATGCGGACCATCTCAACCATACGCAGGCCGTTCGCGAGACAATTTTGCGAAGCACGCTGGATGCACGCTTCATTGTCTATCACCACGTCATACGACGTCGCGTGTCGGCGGAAATGCCTTCGCAATATACGGGCGCCTTTTCTGCGCATTTGCAAGAGAAGTGGTCGTCACGTCTCGCTAAGCGAACCTTGTTTGCCAATGAACTTTTCCTGACGGTTTTGCGCCGTCCGCCGCGTGGTAAAGTTGGCTTGCTCGAAAGAATGCGCCGCCGGTTTAACCGCAACCATTTTGACGCGGTTTTTCAGGAGGAGTTGCGTGACCTCGACAGCGCAGTGATTGGCCTGAGCGCAGCGTTGCAACAATATGGCGTCCGCGATCTTGGTTGTTATGAAGGCGACGGCGGAACCTGTTCGGAACTGCTCGAGTTTTTGGCCGCTCTGTACAATGGTGAAATGCGCGCGGTTTTGAAACCTGACGACGATGTCGATTTGGGGAATCATATTCCTTACAAGCGTGTCAGTTTTGGCTTGGACACGATCGAATATCGCGGCGCTGGTGGTTCCGAATTTGCGGCGATGATTTCTGTCAAAGACTATCCCGGTGAAACACGCGTCGGTATCCTCGATGATGTTCTGCGCCTGCCGCACGAATTTGCACTGACCGAAAGCTTCGCACCCGTCGACCGTCAGGTTGCCAAGGAGAGGATCGATCTGTCGCTGCGCCGATTGAAGGCAACCGATGAAGACGTGGCAGGCGAACGACGCGAAATGCTTGCCGCAAAGGACCAACTGATCGGAGGGCAGATTGGTTTTGGGATGCACCATCTGTCGCTTTCGGTTCGTGCAGACGACATAACATCCTTGGATAAGGCAGCGGCAAAGGCAGTTGCGGCACTTGCGGATTTCGGTTCCATCGGTGTTCGCGAAGATGTGAATCTGGAACCTGCCTTTTGGGCGCAGTTTCCCGGCAACGAAATGTATATTGCCCGCGGAGCGATGATCTCAACTATCAATGCGGCAAGCTTCATCTCAATGCATGGCTTTCCGATGGGGCAACCCAAGGGGAACCATTGGGGCGACGCAATTACCATTTTCGAAACCACCAGCGCGACACCCTATTTCTTCAATTTCCACGAAGGCGACTTGGGCCATTTCAGTATTATCGGGCCATCCGGATCCGGTAAAACGGTGGTGATGAATTTCCTCACCGCGCAGGCGCAGAAGCTTGAGCCGCGGACCATCCTGTTCGACAAGGATCGCGGTGCCGAGATTTTCTTGCGGTCACTGGGCGGGAACTATGTCGAATTGCGCCCAGGCATTTCGACCGGATTTAATCCGCTGCGTCTTCCTGACAGTCCGGTGAACCGTGCATTTTTGCGCGACTGGTTGGCATGTCTTCTGGCCCCGGAGCAGGGGGGCATGTCACCCGCCGATGAAACGCTCATCGCGTCGGCTGTCGACGCAAGTTTTGAACAGGGCGAACATCTGCGCACCTTGCGCCATCTCGGCGAATTGCTTGGCGGAACGAAACGGCCCGAAGAGGGTGATTTGCAATCCCGGTTGCGTCCCTGGCTGGACCGCAGCGACAGAGGCTGGGTGTTCGACAATGATCAGGACGGCCTTGATCTTTCGAACCGCATCATAGGCTTTGATATGACAGCCCTGCTTGATCAGCCTGCTATTCGTACAGCGGTCATGATGTACCTCTTCCACCGTGTCGATGAACGACTGGATGGAAGTCCCGCGATGATCATGATCGATGAGGGCTGGAAAGTACTGGACGATCCGGTTTTTGCAGCACGGCTACGCGATTGGTTGAAGACATTGCGTAAACGCAATGCGATTGTCGGTTTCGGCACGCAGAGCGCGCGGGACGCCCTAGATAGCAAGGTATCATCGGCGATTGTCGAGCAAACCGCGACGCAGATATTCATGCCCAACAGCCGCGCAAAGCCCGAGGATTATTGCGGTGGTTTTGGTTTGAGCGACCATGAGTTGTCGCTCGTTCGAACTCTGCCTGTTCACAGCCGGTGCTTCTTGATCCGGAAACCCAATCACAGCGTGGTTGTCCGTCTTGATTTGGGCCAGATGCCTGACATTCTGACTATACTGTCCGGCCGCGAGTCCAGCGTGCGGGCGCTGGACAGTTTACGCGAAAGCTACGGCGACAAGCCTGAAAAATGGTATGAGCATCTGACCAAGACGCCGTGGCCGGGTGATCCGAACATCTTGCTCGATTTGTCGGAATTCGCCCAATGAGCCAGTTCTGCCAACCGACTGGCTTGAAAGAGCAAGGGATAACCGCCGGGCTGCAGTATATTGACTGCAACAGCGAGCGTATCATTGAATATGCGTTCAACCGCTTTTTCGGCCCCGGCGGCGCGCTTGGTTGGGCGCTGACAACTATACTGACCATATATGTGGCGTTAATTGCGTTCCGCCTTCTCAGCGGTCGTGGTCGTCTTTCGGCCTTGCCTCCGCGCATTCTTGGCCTCGGGCTTATCCTGACATTTGCGACCAGTTGGATTGGATATCAAAGCTTCGTCCTCAATATCGCGTTGGGCGCTCCGGAAGAACTGGCCAAGATACTTTTGAACACCAAAGGCAGCGCGACCTATATGTTCTCGCGGCAGTTGGACATCATGTTCCAGGCAATTGCACAAGTTGCCTTGCAATCGCGCACCGCAGGCGTTGGACCGGAGGGTGCGGCCGGCGTCATGTCGGCAGAAGGCGACTTGCTCTGGCTCGGCGCTTTGATGCTTTTGCTGGGCACGGTTGGTGTCCTCATAGTCGCGCGCATGGCCTTGGCCCTGATGCTGGCATTGGGACCCATTTTCATCATATTGGCCTTGTTTTCTGGTACACGTGGGTTGTTTGTCGGCTGGATGAAAGCTGTCGTCATGCTCGCCGTGACGCCCTTGTTCGCGGTTCTGCTGGGTGGCGGAACGCTGGCGCTGATCCGACCCTTGGTGGTGGAATTGGCTAAGTTGAACGGTGAGATTGATATGCGCATCGCGGTGAACATATTTCTCGCGGCGTCCGTTCATGTTGCGCTGATGCTGATGGCCATCAAATTATCGACAACACTTGTCTCCGGCTGGCGCCTTCCCTGGGCAGAACCAGAGGCTGGCGCATCAAGTTCCGACAACGCAAATGCTGCGAGTGCCGCTGCCGCCGTTGCGGCATCCTCCATGGCTGCATCGGCGCCCGCATCATCGGTAGAGTCCGGGCCAGATCAACGGACGCAATCGATCCTGCGTGCGGTCGATCAATCGGCTATGCCATCGCCGGCATCAGAGACATCGGAACGCGCGGGCTTCGCCCGAAACTTTTCCGTTAATACCGGCGACATGGTGAGCAGTGTAGGCACGGGTAAACGGGAATCGAATGATGTTACACAAGCACTGGGTCGCAAATTCCGACCCGCAACTATTGGCGCTGTGCGTTTAAAGCGGGAAAGTACGGTATGAGCAAGTTGCGACGCCCTGTTTTTCTGATGGCGCTACTCGTTTTTGTCGCCTTCGGCCTTCAGCCGTCCTTTGCAATGCAAAGCGCTGATAGTCGCGTCGTTGAACGCCATTACTCGCCAGAGACAGTCTATCCCATCGCAGGCGTTATGGGCATTCAGACCGCGATATTATTTGGGGAAGAAGAGCGGATTGAAAATATCGCCGTTGGCGATGGTTCCAATTGGCAGATTACGCCGAACAAACGTGCGAACATTCTGTTCATCAAGCCTATCGCAACAAAGAAGGTCACCAATCTGACCGTGGTCACGGACCGTCGAACCTATTTGTTCGAGCTGAATTCGACCAATCCGAAGGCAGTGCCCATTTACACGATGCGCTTCATCTATCCGCCCGATCCGGTTGTATCGGAAGTTCCGGACCTGACCGGTATTCCACCTGAAGCGCTCAGTGAGACGGCGACCGACCCGTCACCTAAGATCAATTTAAGCTGGGCCAAGAGTGGGAAGGAAAGCCTATGGCCAAGTGAAATATTCGATGATGGCACTTTGACCTATCTGCGTTGGCCCAAAGCAGTTTCTCCGCCAGCGATCTATTCGATTAGCGCCGACGGCACGGAAAGCCTTGTGAATCAACTCGCGCAGAATGATTATTTTGTTATTGATTTCGTACCCAGCGCATTGATGCTTCGTTTGGGTAAGGCCAGAGCGCGGTTGGATAGGATAACCTTACCCGATCCTGTTCAGCCTAAAATGGAGAACGGGAATTGAAAACGATCACGAAAGGCATCCATGATGAGCGTGATCCAAGGACTACGCTTGATGATGAAAGCCTCGAAGAGGCATCGACCAACCGTTTTCCGGTAGTCGCAAACCAGAAGCGCGGCAAAGACGGCTTTGCGATTTGGGGCGGCATGTTTGGTGCCGTGGCGTTAGGCGCGCTGACTCTCTATTTAATGTCCGAGGCGCGACAGACCGCAAGCCCCCAACCAAAACAGGACGAAGAAATGCCGGCAATTGCCGAGCTTCAGCCGCCAAATGTTCCGCAAAATGCAGTGACGCTGGTTGATCCATTGGGTAATTCGGTCATGGGTGTGCAGCCAAGTACGGTGCCCGGTGGCCAGAGTGTGCCTCCAGTTACTCCGCCGCCAATGGCAACTGTTCTGCCGTCCCCTTCAACAAATTATGAACCTAGAACGACCGATCCGCGCTCCCCGGCGCTTATATTGGACGATTATGCCGACCGTTTGCAGCGACGCAATGCCAGCCGCCAGGCATCGGCCGGCGACGTGCAAACCACGCCAATCGGTTTGAACAATGACGAACTTTTCGGAATGCGCGCTGGCGAAGGCGGAAGCAGCAGTGCGACGCCCATGGCGAACCCGGCTGCTACGATCGTTGCAGGGACTCTCATTCCGGCGGTTCTGGAAACAGCGATAAACTCCGACTTGCCTGGATATACCCGTGCTTTCGTCAGTCAGGATGTCCGAAGTTTTGACAACAAGACTGTCCTGTTACCGCGCGGGTCGCGCTTGATCGGGCAATATAAAAGCGGCGTCGCCGCCGGGCAGAAGCGTGCCTATGTCATTTGGACGCGCGCGATACGCCCCGATGGAATATCCATCGACCTGGGTTCACCCGGAACGGACGGGGCCGGGCAAACCGGGCTGCCCGGTAAAGTGAACAGCCATTTCTTCCAGCGTTTTGGTGCTGCGATTCTGTTGTCAGTGGTGGGTGCGCTTGGCTCGCGATCAAATGATGGCGTGGTGATCGCATCCGGCACCAGCGCGGCGTCTGTGGCGGCGCAGAGTAGTGCCAACATACCACCTACTATCCGCGTGGTGCAGGGACAGGCTGTTAAGATCTTTGTGGCGCGGGATTTGGACTTTACTGACGCCCTGGGTGCCAATCTTTGAGCGTTCGGCCGGTCACACCTGAGGACAGCGGCGAGAAGGTCGCGCAGTCTTATCTCGAGGCCTATTTTGCGCCACTTCAGCCGTGGCTGAACCAGGATGATGTAACCGAAATACTGATCAACCGCCCCGGCGAAATATGGGTGGAGCGCGCTGGCCCCGGCAAAATGGAATGCGCACTTGTGCCGCAAATTGATAGCCGATTGATTGAACGACTGGCCACACAAATTGCCCGTGTGAACAACCAGGGCGTGAACCGGGAGAACCCTCTGCTATCCGCCGTGCTCGAAGACGGTGCCCGTGTGCAGGTTATCGCGCCGTCAGCAACGCGCGGCGACTGGGTCATCGCCATCCGCCGCCACAAGATCAAGGCGATGCCGCTCTCGGCCTTTTCCACGAAGCTTGCCCCGGCCGCCGAGCCGGCGGTCATGCTGGCCAAAAGCGACCCGATCGCCTTTCTGCAGCAGGCTATCCATGCCCGTAAAACCATCCTGATCAGCGGCGGTACATCGACGGGTAAAACAAGCTTCCTCAATGCGCTCCTCGCCGAAGTGCCCATGTCCGAGCGTATCGTTCTGGTGGAAGACACGCCGGAAATACGCTTGTCGCACCCCAACTCGGTTGGCTTGGTTGCGATGAAGGGCGATATGGGCGTCGCGCGCATCAACACAAATGACCTGTTGCAGGCCGCGTTACGCCTGCGGCCCGACCGTATCGTGCTGGGTGAGTTGCGCGGCAGCGAATCCGTCAGCTTTCTGCGCGCAATCAACACCGGTCATCCCGGAAGCTTTTCTACTATCCACGCCAACTCACCACGTGGTGCCATCGAGCAGTTGGCGTTGATGGTGATGCAATCGGGAATCGGGCTGAGTCGTCAGGATGTGATCGAATATGCCCGCTTTGTGATCGATATTGTGGTCCAATTAGAGCGTCAGGAAGGCAAAAGGGGTATCAGTTCCATTGTGATGACGCGAGACCTGGATTTGTAGGTTCTGCTTGGCCGTTTGGGTTAAGTGGCGGAATGATACTGACTTTGTTGTAAGCGGCTCTCTATGCTCCAAAAATGGCGTTAATCTGCCATTCATGAGCATTTTCAACTGACCGATAATAAACAACGTGTGGCCGACGCGCTGTTTCTTTCACAGTTTGTTAACCATAATCGCCTACTTCTAATTAGGTAACTTCGCATACTCGATGCTTACAAAGAAACAAAGGCACGGGTCCAATCCATATGGCCAGAGGTCGCAAACCAATGCAACGTCGCGGACGCATCGTCGTCGGTTCTTCTACACTTGTCTTCGCTCTCGCTCTGTCGGGTTGCGGCGGCGGTGGTGCTGGTGGCGGTAGCGGTAGCGCACCACCATCGAGCTCGACACCTCCCCCTCCTGTTGTAGTGGTCCCGCCCACGCCTTCTCCGCCACCAGCGGAGGTACCGCCTCCGTCGCCTCCGCCGACAACAACGCCGCCGCCGTCACCACCTCCGACGCCGGCTCCGCCGCCCGCGCCTCCTCCACCACCACCACCACCACCACCTCCTCCTCCGGTGCCGGTACCACCGCCACCGCCACCGCCGGCACCCCCACCTCCGCCTCCTCCAACGACGGCAGGCGTCTATAGCCCATCCAAGTTACCGGACGGACGGCAGCGTGCATTTCCGACCGCGCAAGGATTTGGTGCTGCCGCAACAGGTGGCCGTGGCGGACGTGTGATTCCCGTGACTACACTCGCCGATTCGGGCGCAGGTTCGCTGCGCGAATGCATGATGGCGACTGGTGCACGCACATGCGTTTTCCGCGTATCGGGCACTATTGTTCTCAATTCACAGATCAAGCCAACGTCCGGCAATTTGACCGTTGCCGGTCAGACTGCGCCGGGTGGCGGGATCGCGATCCGCAATGATCCGTCAAACCTGACCGGATCGCCCATTTATCTGTCGCAGCCAAATAACATTATCCGCCACATCCGGATCCGTCCCGGCGCAACCAGCGGGACAAAGCAGGACACTACCGACAGTATCACGGTTGATGCAGGTGCGGATTATACCATCATCGACCATGTCTCTCTATCTTGGGCGACCGACGAGCCATTCAATTCGACCAAGGCTTCGGCAAATATCACCGTGCAATGGTCACTTGTCTATGAAGGTCTGAGCAAATCGACACATATTCAGGGCGAACATGCCAAGGGAATGTTTGTCGAAGGCAGCAATATTACAGTGCATCATGTGCTGGTCGCGCATGCGACTGACCGCATGCCCAATGCGGGTGTCGGCAGCCGCGTCGATTTTGTGAATATTGTGAGCTACAATATGAAGGAAAAGGCGCACCAATATTTCTCGATGCTGCAAAAGCAGGGCAGCGCCACCAGCGGTTTGACCCGTCAGGCGAATATTGTGGGCAACTGGGTATCCATGGGCCCCAATTCGATGCGCGGTACGTCGATTTACGGCGGGAATTACGACGAGCAATATTCGACCAATCCGGGATTTGCCCAATTTTACCTGTCGGGCAATATTGACGGGCGTCGCCAGTCGACGAGTCTGGATGATCGCCTCTTCTTCGATCCGGCCGATTGGCGTTATATCCAAAGCAGCCCCATCGGGTTGTTGTCGGTCGAACTCTTCTCCTCTGCCGCACAAGGTGTGCGCGACGTCACCTCTTTCGCAGGCGCCTTTCCACGGGACATTTCCGACCAGCGCGTGCTGCTTGATTTCCTCAACTGCCGCGGTTCGATTATTGATGACCCGAGCCAAGTTGGCGGTTGGCCATCATTGGCTACAGGCACGCCCTATGCGGATGCGGACGGCGATGGCATGGACGATGTTTGGGAAGCTTCCCGCGGCGTGAGCAGTGGCACGGCGGATGCCGATGGCGATGGTTACACCAATTTGGAAGAATTTCTGAACGAATTGGCGGGTGACCAAGACTCTGCGGGCAACCTGATCAATCGTGTAGGTGCAGGCTCAGGTGTTGTACCTGCTCCGAACTGCGGTATCGCTGTCTGACTAATTCCAGGGCGGGGACACGCATGTCTCTTCCAGCCACATCGAGCGTCATAAGGGTATGATGTTGCAATTTACTGGCGGTATCGGACTGGTGCCTGCGCCGACACGGCTAATGAAATTGCCTGCGCTATCCTGATCCCCGGCCATCTCATTTAAAAACTCTTCAAGGTTGCTGTAGCCGTCGCCATCGGCGTCTGCAGTGCCATTGGTGATGTTGCGGCTCTTTTCCCAATTGTCGTCCATCCCGTCCGCGTCAGCATCCACATAGGGTACCCCGCCCGCCAGAACGGGCCAGCCGCCAACCTGCGCCGGATGGTCGATTATGGCACCCATGCATGATGTAAAGCCTTGCAGGACACGTCTGTCTGCGCTGTCGCGGGGGAATGCCCCCGCAAAAGCCATAATGTCGCGGACAGCTTGATCTGCCGGACTGAAGATCTGAGCGCTCAATGCTCCTATGGGGTTTGTTTGAACATATTTCCAATCGGCGGGATCTAGAAACAGCTTCTCGTCGAGTGTCGGGCTTTTTCGGCGTCCGTCTATATTCTGGTAGAGATAGAATTTTGCAAAGCCCGGGTTTGTCGAAAACTGTTCGTCATAATTGCCGCCATAAATACGCAAACCCCGAAGCGAATTGGGCCCCATGGATACCCAGTTGCCGATGGCATTGACTTGCCGGGTCAAGCCGCTTGTCGCTGCGCTCTGCTTCTGCTTCATGGAGAAGTATTGATGTGCTTTCTCGCGCATATTGTATGAAATCAGATTTACGAAGTCGACGCGGCTGCCGACACCTGCATTGGGCATACGGTCGGTGGCATGCGCCATGAAGACATGGTGTGCGGTAATATTATCGCCCTCCAGGAACATAGCTTTCGCATGTTCACCGGAA from the Sphingorhabdus lacus genome contains:
- the virB11 gene encoding P-type DNA transfer ATPase VirB11; this translates as MSVRPVTPEDSGEKVAQSYLEAYFAPLQPWLNQDDVTEILINRPGEIWVERAGPGKMECALVPQIDSRLIERLATQIARVNNQGVNRENPLLSAVLEDGARVQVIAPSATRGDWVIAIRRHKIKAMPLSAFSTKLAPAAEPAVMLAKSDPIAFLQQAIHARKTILISGGTSTGKTSFLNALLAEVPMSERIVLVEDTPEIRLSHPNSVGLVAMKGDMGVARINTNDLLQAALRLRPDRIVLGELRGSESVSFLRAINTGHPGSFSTIHANSPRGAIEQLALMVMQSGIGLSRQDVIEYARFVIDIVVQLERQEGKRGISSIVMTRDLDL